ctcggcatcttccctgtttcccgtagtgcacaCTTGTATGCCCTCTTGACAAATGTGGTGGCATTTTAACACTAATGATACTATGATATTAATTGATTATATTGAAGAATAATGCATGATAAAATGGCGAAAATGAAAATCATTTGTGCCGGTGCATTTTTGTTTTAATTTTGCTGGAAAAGAAAAGTGTTTTGCTACACAAAAactaattaaaaatattttaaaatgtgTTTGATTTCTCCATGCCCTCACTTTTTAATTGAGAAAAGATTTATTTCCAAACGCGTCTTTATTTCCATCCCTACCATATCCTATCAATATAGGATTGTAGAGTCATTCCCGTACCATATCTGGTAGGTAATTTTCCTTTTCTAATTtcatttaaatatttattaGTCGTAGTCGATATGATCCTTTTAGATTAGCTTAGACtattagatcttcataaaatttAACAGTGCatgttctttcctttttttgatTGACATGGTAATTTCTGACCCTCTTTTAATTTAATGAACACTGTTGTATTAACACTGTTGTATTAGGATTTACTCTACCATAGAACGCGTACACCTTACTTTCTCCTTACTAATTCAAGCCGGCAATGACCAAGGACTTTcgaaaaaaagaaagcaaacaTTTGTAATCTTAAATTGGAATCTAGCCTTATGATTCAGTACATAATCTTGTATTGGGATCTAGCGGCATATGAGGTAGTGGCGCGAGGTTGCAGACGCTCTCCATCCATTCATTAAGACAATGGCCTTTGCGAGAGGTCGATGGACGTCGTCGTGATACTCGGCAACATGTTTGCAGGCACAGTGAAAATggcatgccttttttttctatgcacatgATAACGGGAATACATGTTATTGGCAATGTTATTAGCTTGCGGGCTTCCCCGCAGTATTTGTGCCTTGGAGATGCTGCACGCCCTACAAAGTTGTAGTGAACCAACCTCCTACTGCATACTTGATGTAGAGCCGTTTAGCGATGTAGGCCAGCGGTGTATGTATCAAGGGGGCAgtgatttccttttttattcACATATTTTACTTTCCTACTGCACCCATAAAATTGGGCAGTTATTTTGGAAGGAAATTTGGCCTGCTATTCTTTTATTACCTGGAGAGGAGACGAACGTAATATAAATCTTTCATCGTACTGAACATTCTTTCTTTTAATATAAATTTCATCGTATTGGATTGACTCTTTGAGGTAGTCTGAACCGTTAGATTTTCATAAAATTCAACGGtgtatattcttctcttttcttgaTTAATGTGGTAATTTCTAAACCCTCTCGACGAACGTGGTGACTTCTTTTAACACtgttgtattaagataatagatagatATGATGGCAAACTCATCGCACCATTCTTTTGACATTTTACATTGTTTTTCTGCACCTCTGCACGAGCACCCAAATGGATAATCTGAAAAAATTGAACACAAGTGTAGAATCGACACCTTAAAATGTAATGCATCTGATGACTATAATACTCTCAAACTTGTAACTTCAATCCTCTGACTTTCAAATCTCAGCATTATTCGTTAGGATACCTGCACGATCATATTCAAGGGCTGAGGTACATAGAGGAATACAGGACAAAATAGAAAACTTTAAAGGAAGTGCAGTACTGTAGTAGTTTGACACTTCTGTCACTTCAGACTTCAACAAATGAGCAACTACATTTTCCCTTCATCGACGACGTCACCGTAGGTCCTCTGAAGCTCGTCCACTAGCTTTCCCAACGCGACACGTGAAGCTCCTCCTTCGCCGACCGCTGActtcgccgctcgccgcgcccacgccgcccTCGCCCGCATCTTCTTCccggcctcgccgtcggcgtccATCAGCGTCCGGACCTTCTCCTCGACCTCCACCCTcccgacgacgacgtcgacccCCGCCATGCCGCCGGCCTTCGTGTGGATCctgacgccggcgccgacgatgtCCGCGACGTGCCTCGCGTTGAGGTGCTGCTCGGCGATCATCGGCCACGCCAGGATGGGCTTCCCGGCCGCGAGGCTCTCCATCaccgagttccacccgcagtggcTCACGAACCCTCCCACTGCCCTGTGGGCCAGGACGCTCCTCTGCGGGACCCACCCGCGGACGATCCGGCCGTTGGGGCCCAcgtccgccggcggcgaccacgTGTCCGACCTGACGACCCAGAGGAAGCGGTGGCCGGACTGCACCAGCCCGTGCGCTACCTCATCGAGCTGCGCATCGGAGATGTGGGCCTGCGTGCCGAACGACACGTAGGCCACCGATCCCGGCTGCGCCGCCCTCTCGTCGAGCCAGGCAAGACAGCCGTCGGGatcttgctcctcctcctcgagctccgacgtgtcgccggcggcgaggaacaGCGGGCCTACGAGCCAGGCGCGGGCGCCGGACTGGTAGAACGACTCGAGTGGCGCCACGTAGTCGTCGTCTAGCGCGGCGATGCTGTTGACCAGGACGCCCCAGCTCAGCACGTCGGAGAAGCCGACGTCGTCGATGAGGAACCGGACCACGGGGTCCTCGGGGTTGCCAAATTTCACCACCGTGTCGGGGACCTCGTCCGCCGTGATCGCCACGTGTTCCGGCATGCCTGGCACGTGGAACGGAGCGCCGGCAGgctcgccgctggccgccgccgcagccgggtTCACGATGAGCGCCTTGCAGATGGCCATGGAGAAGCAGGACATGCCGTGGAACACGACGCGTCGGACGCCGGCGTCGGCCGCGGCGCGGTGCGTGAACCCGAGGAAGAAGTCTGAGACGAGCACGAGCGGTGGTTCCGGGAGCGACGCCAGGAACTCGGCGAAGGGTCCCCGGAGGAGCGCCGTGGCGCGCAGGAACGCCGGGTAGAGGGACGGGCACGGGAGCGCGTCGGTGGACTCGATCCCCGCGGGTAGCGGCGGCAGGGACGGGAACGGGAGCTCGACCAGCGCCACCGACGGGggcaggcggccggcggcgaacgCGCGGTTGGCCGGGGTGGTGAGCAGGGTGacgcggaggctcgtgtggtgGGTGGAGAGGGCCGTGGCGAAGTCGAGCAGCGGGAGCGTGTGGCCTTTCGCCATGAAGGGGAAGATGACGACGTGGTCACGGCCAGCGACGTTCGCGGCATGGTTCgttgctgcgccgccgccgttggtggTGGCCATGGCAAGCTGAGGCGTTGCTGACTTGCAGTGGTTGGGTGCGGCAGAGTTGAAGTCTTGCTGGGGTAATTTATACTGCATACAAACTTGATGACTTCTTGTCTCTATCTTTTGCAGTCTGCCTGACAGCTTGTGGCTATGTCCAATTTATTCATTTTTCCAAGGTTATCTGCACACAAATTTCGCCTGGATCGCCGTCACATCCGGATGAAGAAATGATGTAAACATGTCGGGTTGTTGGCACGAAACAGACGATATACTACATCACATGTTTGTTACACTTCAGTTGGATTTTCTGTGCTTTTGACCCTAAGTTGTCTTGATCTTGAGTTCTTGACAAATCAATGCTGACATACATGGTTGCTTGGCACTTTGCCGGCTTCCGTCTACCtttcctcccttttttttcAACGTGTGTTGGCAGTGATGTTAACGTATAGTAACGTGTTCCTATATGCTTTGCATCGTTTAGCTGCATGTGCTAGTATAAAGCTAGGCAATCACTCTCCAAAGCAAAGGTGAAGGTGATATGGTAAGATACAAGGTGGCATATCTTTACCGATCGATCGAGATCGAGATGCTGCTGGCGATGCCTAAGTGTCCCAATACATTGTAAAATGACAACAGGTAACGCAGGGCATAGTATCATTGTGTTATGTTTTCTTAGTAACCTCAAATCAATTAATTGTTTCAGATCTTGTGTATCTATGTTTGTTTCAGTTTCTAAAAAGTATTCTTAGTGTATGTCATTCTAGAatcttagattttttttttgcctgatACCAGAGATGATTGAAGGACAATAAGTGCTCCTTTGGGATAACTTCTTTTTTCTGAAACAATTGAAGTCTCTAAGAATAAAAAATTAAGCTATCCCCATTTGACGAATAAAATAATAATTGAACGAATTCTCTAGGAATCTTACTAAAGAGAGGCGGACCACTACAAAACAGTTCTCTAAGAATAAAAACTAAAGCTATCCGCATTTGGGCAATGAAAGATTGAACAAATTCTTTGAGAATATAATCTTAATAAAGAGAGGCCAGGGGCCAGGGGCTACCAAGTAGAAAGGCTGGTTGAGCAAAGTCTAGTTAGCCCGATAAAT
This genomic interval from Setaria italica strain Yugu1 unplaced genomic scaffold, Setaria_italica_v2.0 scaffold_175, whole genome shotgun sequence contains the following:
- the LOC101761381 gene encoding UDP-glycosyltransferase 90A2, translating into MQYKLPQQDFNSAAPNHCKSATPQLAMATTNGGGAATNHAANVAGRDHVVIFPFMAKGHTLPLLDFATALSTHHTSLRVTLLTTPANRAFAAGRLPPSVALVELPFPSLPPLPAGIESTDALPCPSLYPAFLRATALLRGPFAEFLASLPEPPLVLVSDFFLGFTHRAAADAGVRRVVFHGMSCFSMAICKALIVNPAAAAASGEPAGAPFHVPGMPEHVAITADEVPDTVVKFGNPEDPVVRFLIDDVGFSDVLSWGVLVNSIAALDDDYVAPLESFYQSGARAWLVGPLFLAAGDTSELEEEEQDPDGCLAWLDERAAQPGSVAYVSFGTQAHISDAQLDEVAHGLVQSGHRFLWVVRSDTWSPPADVGPNGRIVRGWVPQRSVLAHRAVGGFVSHCGWNSVMESLAAGKPILAWPMIAEQHLNARHVADIVGAGVRIHTKAGGMAGVDVVVGRVEVEEKVRTLMDADGEAGKKMRARAAWARRAAKSAVGEGGASRVALGKLVDELQRTYGDVVDEGKM